In one window of Dermochelys coriacea isolate rDerCor1 chromosome 3, rDerCor1.pri.v4, whole genome shotgun sequence DNA:
- the COL10A1 gene encoding LOW QUALITY PROTEIN: collagen alpha-1(X) chain (The sequence of the model RefSeq protein was modified relative to this genomic sequence to represent the inferred CDS: inserted 2 bases in 2 codons) has translation MQVQISFLLLLXLNIVHGGDGFFSERYQKQASMKGPHFLPFNVKQQGLQRRGEQGPPGLPGPAGPRGQPGPAGPPGYGSPGPQGPPGPPGPPGFSAVGKPGLPGIPGKPGERGLNGEKGNIGPSGLPGSRGPQGPPGIPGPAGISVAGKTGEQGPPGAQGPRGVPGEKGETGIPGINGLKGENGYGVPGRPGDRGLPGPQGPPGSPGLAGIGKPGENGFPGQPGVKGDRGLPGAPGPAGIPGSQGLPGEPGAAGIGKPGANGPPGLPGIPGAKGLPGPTGMPGSPGLPGFGKPGLPGMKGHRGPEGLPGVPGIKGDEGPAGVPGESGPSGPPGNMGPQGLRGIPGENGLPGPKGEAGPAGLAGYPGAKGDRGLPGLEGKPGYPGEQGLAGPKGPPGLPGPKGDNGHAGPPGLPGPMGVPGLKGGPGFNGEPGPRGPSGIPGIRGPIGPPGIPGFPGTKGEPGAPGLPGPAGIATKGLNGPMGPPGLPGPRGNNGGPGLPGPPGPPGPPGQAILPQMPDGYIKAGESQGLTGMPLMKAGXNQGLTGIPVSAFSAILSKAYPGATLPIKFDKILYNRQQHYDPRTGIFTCRIPGLYYFSYHVHVKGTNVWVALYKNGSPIMYTYDEYKKGYLDQASGSAVIDLMENDQVWLQLPSAESNGLYSSDYVHSSFSGFLFAHM, from the exons GTTTACAGAGAAGGGGAGAACAAGGACCTCCTGGTCTGCCAGGTCCTGCTGGTCCAAGAGGACAACCAGGCCCAGCAGGGCCACCAGGCTATGGAAGTCCAGGTCCTCAAGGTCCACCTGGCCCCCCAGGTCCACCCGGATTTTCTGCTGTTGGAAAGCCAGGCTTACCAGGTATACCAGGAAAACCAGGGGAGAGAGGATTAAATGGTGAAAAAGGAAATATTGGACCTTCTGGTCTCCCAGGATCAAGAGGGCCACAGGGGCCTCCTGGAATTCCTGGTCCTGCTGGAATCTCTGTTGCTGGCAAGACAGGAGAACAAGGGCCACCAGGAGCACAAGGGCCACGGGGTGTCCCTGGAGAAAAGGGAGAGACAGGTATTCCTGGTATAAACGGACTAAAGGGAGAAAATGGATATGGAGTTCCAGGTCGCCCAGGTGACAGAGGGCTCCCAGGTCCCCAGGGCCCCCCAGGTTCCCCTGGACTTGCTGGGATAGGGAAGCCTGGTGAAAATGGGTTTCCAGGTCAGCCAGGTGTGAAAGGTGATCGGGGTTTACCAGGTGCACCAGGACCAGCAGGCATCCCAGGTTCCCAAGGTCTTCCTGGGGAACCTGGAGCAGCAGGAATTGGAAAGCCTGGAGCAAATGGGCCCCCAGGATTGCCAGGGATTCCTGGAGCAAAAGGACTACCTGGACCCACAGGCATGCCTGGATCCCCAGGTCTTCCAGGGTTTGGAAAGCCAGGTTTGCCAGGGATGAAAGGACATAGAGGACCTGAAGGCCTTCCTGGTGTTCCAGGAATCAAAGGAGATGAAGGCCCAGCTGGAGTTCCAGGAGAATCAGGGCCATCTGGACCACCTGGAAATATGGGTCCTCAAGGACTTAGAGGAATACCAGGTGAAAATGGCCTACCTGGGCCTAAAGGTGAAGCAGGACCTGCAGGCCTTGCAGGATACCCAGGAGCTAAAGGTGACAGAGGACTACCAGGATTAGAGGGAAAACCAGGATACCCAGGGGAGCAGGGTCTTGCTGGTCCTAAAGGACCTCCAGGTTTACCAGGCCCGAAAGGGGACAATGGTCATGCAGGGCCACCTGGCCTACCTGGTCCAATGGGTGTACCAGGACTTAAAGGAGGACCAGGATTTAATGGTGAGCCAGGCCCAAGAGGACCTTCTGGAATACCTGGTATAAGAGGTCCAATTGGACCACCAGGCATTCCAGGTTTTCCAGGCACTAAAGGGGAGCCAGGGGCACCAGGATTACCAGGTCCAGCTGGCATTGCTACAAAAGGCTTAAATGGACCCATGGGGCCACCTGGGCTCCCAGGCCCAAGAGGCAACAATGGAGGGCCTGGATTACCAGGCCCTCCGGGTCCACCTGGTCCTCCTGGTCAAGCAATACTCCCACAGATGCCAGACGGTTATATAAAAGCCGGAGAGAGTCAAGGCCTCACAGGAATGCCTCTTATGAAAGCAG GTAACCAAGGTCTAACTGGAATTCCAGTATCAGCTTTCTCTGCCATTCTCTCCAAAGCCTACCCTGGGGCCACTTTGCCCATCAAATTTGATAAAATCTTGTACAACCGACAGCAACATTATGACCCCAGAACAGGAATCTTTACATGCAGGATCCCAGGACTTTACTATTTTTCTTACCATGTACATGTAAAAGGAACAAATGTTTGGGTCGCACTCTACAAAAATGGCTCACCAATCATGTACACCTATGATGAGTACAAGAAAGGATACCTTGACCAAGCTTCTGGAAGTGCTGTCATTGATCTCATGGAAAACGATCAAGTCTGGTTGCAGTTGCCCAGTGCAGAATCTAATGGCTTGTATTCCTCTGATTACGTTCACTCCTCTTTCTCAGGATTCTTGTTTGCTCATATGTGA